One region of Streptomyces davaonensis JCM 4913 genomic DNA includes:
- a CDS encoding HAD-IA family hydrolase has protein sequence MPAPAHRVLVVGIDGVRLDTLNRLPTPHLDTLAAEGFLRPVEVDAQTPTMSGPCWATVVTGVTVARHGVWSNDFTGHRLDVFPDFATRLTAQGGLRTFVAAGWQPLMQAHAGGPLFAAPSRSVYISPTEDTPEAWEHCDEQITDAAVRLLADPADDTAASFVYLGAPDETAHFLGCGEPYEAAIRRADARLGRLLEAVRSRPSYPDEQWTVLVVTDHGHVDAGGHGGRTETERTAWLAAAGPGIGAPARGLRHVDVAAQVFAALGRHPDRHWTLDGTPFAAAPHAVLLDMDGTLVDTESLWLRTVREAVPGIEPDALFPALDRSAADTAALLHPEDPHTLAADLEDRFFAAIQREAAPLPGALELLDLLQGLGIPAALVSASSRPVVDAVLKTLGHDRFRATVAEGETPRTKPAADPYLAAARALGVDPAACLAVEDSPTGVTAAEAAGCRVLAVPSYTPIEPGPRCTVRRRLAGIGRRELWAAGL, from the coding sequence ATGCCCGCCCCGGCCCACCGCGTCCTCGTCGTCGGCATCGACGGCGTACGCCTCGACACCCTGAACCGGCTGCCCACCCCGCACCTGGACACGCTGGCCGCCGAGGGCTTCCTCCGTCCCGTGGAGGTCGACGCGCAGACGCCCACCATGTCCGGCCCGTGCTGGGCGACCGTCGTCACCGGTGTCACGGTCGCCCGGCACGGGGTGTGGAGCAACGACTTCACGGGCCACCGCCTGGACGTCTTCCCGGACTTCGCGACCCGCCTCACCGCCCAGGGCGGCCTGCGCACCTTCGTCGCCGCGGGCTGGCAGCCCCTGATGCAGGCCCACGCGGGCGGCCCCCTCTTCGCCGCCCCCTCCCGGTCCGTGTACATCTCACCCACCGAGGACACACCGGAAGCCTGGGAACACTGCGACGAACAGATCACCGACGCGGCCGTACGACTCCTCGCCGACCCCGCCGACGACACGGCCGCCTCCTTCGTCTACCTCGGCGCACCCGACGAGACCGCCCACTTCCTCGGCTGCGGCGAGCCCTACGAGGCCGCGATCCGCCGGGCCGACGCCCGCCTCGGCCGCCTGCTGGAGGCGGTCCGCTCCCGGCCGTCGTACCCCGACGAACAGTGGACCGTGCTGGTCGTCACCGACCACGGCCACGTCGACGCGGGCGGCCACGGCGGCCGTACGGAAACGGAGCGCACGGCGTGGCTCGCCGCCGCCGGACCCGGGATCGGCGCACCGGCCAGGGGCCTGCGCCACGTCGATGTCGCCGCCCAGGTGTTCGCCGCGCTCGGCCGCCACCCCGACCGGCACTGGACGCTCGACGGAACGCCCTTCGCGGCCGCCCCGCACGCCGTGCTGCTCGACATGGACGGCACGCTCGTCGACACCGAGTCCCTGTGGCTGCGGACGGTCCGCGAGGCCGTGCCGGGCATCGAACCGGACGCCCTCTTCCCGGCACTCGACCGCTCGGCCGCCGACACCGCCGCCCTGCTGCATCCCGAGGACCCGCACACCCTCGCAGCAGACCTCGAAGACCGGTTCTTCGCCGCCATCCAGCGCGAGGCCGCCCCACTGCCCGGGGCTCTCGAACTCCTCGACCTGCTCCAGGGCCTCGGCATCCCGGCCGCTCTCGTCTCGGCGTCCTCCCGCCCGGTCGTGGACGCGGTCCTGAAAACGCTCGGCCACGACCGGTTCCGCGCCACGGTCGCCGAGGGCGAGACCCCGCGCACCAAACCGGCCGCCGACCCCTACCTCGCCGCCGCCCGGGCGCTCGGCGTCGACCCCGCCGCCTGCCTTGCCGTAGAGGACTCGCCGACCGGCGTCACCGCCGCCGAGGCCGCGGGCTGCCGCGTCCTGGCCGTCCCCTCCTACACGCCCATCGAGCCGGGCCCCCGATGCACGGTCCGCCGGCGCCTCGCGGGAATCGGCAGGCGGGAGCTGTGGGCGGCGGGACTGTGA